The DNA segment tttcaaaaaataagtactaaaaaagtATGGAAATAGGATGAAAAAGATAGTATGCAAATTCaaagaattaaagaattatGTGAAAAACTTCCAAAACTTTATATTCCAAaagaaaatgactacttaatagtagaaacagatgcttcagacataacctggtcaggatgtctaaaagctaagaaagctataaaaagtttggaacaagaaaaagaatcactagattctaaatatcCCCCAAAGAaattactttgcaggtatatttcaggaacttttactccaacagaacaGAGATATACTACTCATGAAANNNNNNNNNNNNNNNNNNNNNNNNNNNNNNNNNNNNNNNNNNNNNNNNNNNNNNNNNNNNNNNNNNNNNNNNNNNNNNNNNNNNNNNNNNNNNNNNNNNNNNNNNNNNNNNNNNNNNNNNaaaccatcagagttcagccagctaagtgtggtggacaaatcaggtgaagaaaaaattttagaaaataaaacaattgctgaaattatcaaaaaatccacccaagataaaaaaatattatgtaatttataatggccccatgaagggagtatatgatgcctgggaaaaagcagcaccatttacacatcaatcaaggataattcataaaggagggttTTTAACACTGGACGAAGCAAAGGAATCCTTCAGagaatatgaagctcttcatccagagcaaaccctaaaaagagcagataaagctccaattcaaacccagagaacagggataataagaaacattcctacaaaggctgaaatcaaggaaaagaaaagggtctgtaaatcaaatctcagagaaacccttaacatagtcctgaattggactgaagaaaaaagggcaatcttgggatattatcctattgccaaagaacagctaacaaagctggttatatttccagaagcttccccatctgacacctatcagtttttccaatatggattaattgatacaattttaatttttaatgatctaaaaattattagtgagtttcctgcaTGATTCattgatgcagtaaagagatttaaaaatatgattgacaatgtaaatccaagggatatatccctaaaatttataaacagtcaacctatttttaataaagaagaagaatgcttggttccagcacaccaagtaatattcatgtccgtcttcccaggaAATTTTTAACCAATTGATCAGATTCAAGATTTAACAATttacagtcatgaaggaaggCTAGCCAGCACATTAGCAAGGGTCTttgaaagaactcaaaaaataatgaaagaatcTCACACaaggattaattataaaagtagaaatactctgcttgtgtccagtaaaagaaatgaaattgaagaaagagagatgagactcttggtagaatttgaatcagcattctacaacttatctggaCTTTTAGAAAAGCTCCctgaagggataaagaggaatctctACTATTtaataaaagacagagaagaccacaagtgccagctgTGTGTCTCAGAAATATCTGAAGAAAGTAATAATGAAATGGAATCAacccacatgataaaggaagaagacaacgcatctgaaggtcacatgatgaaagaggaggacagcacatctgaagcatctctcaacattattgcatagtgacgtaagcgcttaggtcatagagcaccaacaatgtagctggtgcaagataataaacaatgacgtaagcaatgacgtcataagaagggtaaagaTGAGAATTGTCCATCAAacccaactattataaatataggttgcttaggcaattgtagaagGCATCAGACAATAGAAAGTAgaaggctaagagtactcatatgctaggagagcaaggaggaagctgTCGAGGCGATTCTATAGTCTGAAGAAGAATTCTCTTAGGGaaaaccaattctaaactcccctctggagttagtatctacaatctcccctctggagataaaaacatcttatgtaaaatatactaaataaaggaagtttttctccaaaaaggtacgcctttatcctaatctcttagttatgaattatttagaaagcttagaattaacagaaaaatctgattattatagattaactgctttattagataatgaaaaacaggTTATtctaaaaacataattaaatctcaaatcaaatgaaaattttaataaacaaaatcttttaaaagaagtttttaatagaaaaaatataatatactatggaaaaattcaacttgaagcccctataaagataaaatccgacaatggagaacttgaaatagctttgataaatgatgaagaattgagtaaacagattgagaaaattaaggatcaacaaaaaagatctaaaattggatggattcatattagtactatacaagtcttaatcaaatctacatatatgaaaggaattaattcaccaataagcttagcaatctgtgacaaaagaattactgatgacccaatagatcaaataattgagagaatctaaaattaatagccctttaagtttatctaagttaaatattaaagaagaaaattctgaaataaaagaactaacaaaaaaggtcgaaaaattaaatgaaaccctaaacactaaattatgacaataaataaagaagaaatatatgtaacttatcaaaacaagaaacaagagctatttgaaagaaaaaattgtttgaattatttacagttttctgaaataaatcaaagagtatttgaagctctaaaaataatttatgacaagttaaaaagagaagtcgaagagctagaaaaattaatagaatctctagaaaatagtgatgaattgatgatagagtttgcagaaattctaaaataaataatgaagcataaaaagattgaaaaaccaaaaaataaaataaaaggaaaagggcgaaaaaattaaaaagtaaaataaaggagtataaaagagaattaaataatcttcagatCGAAATtgatgaccttataataaaaaggatagaaataagaataaatataaacaagttggagttaaacttaaaaaatttataaatgcctggaaaaccatattatgacttaaaagaattaaagttgttaaaagaaaaaatggaaaatgaagttgaaaaattaaaaagatatttagaaataacagaaagtgtagaaataaaagaagtttttgaggatttaagaaattatattaaagaaaaagacaaacagataaaagattttatatacaataatccatgcaaaaaagaatattataaactaaaacaagattgaaaaactataaaaattagaattataaATACTAGTAATACggtcaatactttttattatgaattggCAAATTATTCGAAGAGTtaatagaaatttcgaaaaagaaattaaaagaaaagacgaCTTTAAAAATTGGTATtagagccaagttaacgattaaaagtaacattttttctttaagcaacacttttagtgaTACGCTTTTAAATCAAAATCTGTAAATTTGTACAAAAATACATCTGTACAGTAGATGGAACCTTGATTAAAACTATGAAAGCAAGCCTTGGTCcacttttttcttattttcttctattaCTTGGACTTTAGTATTGggatttttttggtgactagtATTGTGATTGAAATGAGGATAGAATCGTTGACACTTGACACTTAAtctaaaaagacaaaaaataaattattgctGCGTTGACCTCTCGGTCAGTAGTCATCGgcttgttaatttattttttttggaatgggctttctttttcttattggGCCAGAAAATTGGTAACCACTATAAATATATCCATGCAAGGTAGACCAGCCCATGTCAGAAGGCCCACTTCTAAACCGGGAGAAATGGAGCATTTCCATTGCTGCGCGAGAACTGCGAAGAGGAGGAAAGCACAGCACAGGTAAGCTCATTTCTCATCGCTCTTATGTTTCGAAAATGTTGTTAAATTCGATAGATAGATATACATGTTAGTGACTGTGATAGGGATAGCGTGTTGGTAGAAtcaagtgaagaagaagaaaaatgtttgGGACGGCAGTGAGATTCTTAGCTAAGAAATCGAAGCCGAAGATGGGACCTATTGCGATGAAGACACCGCCGGAGCAGAGGAACACCATCACCGCCGTCCTCTACGATATCGTCAAGGAGAATGGTCCAATCACTGTATCCAACACCTGGGAGCGTGTCAAGGTAACTAACcgtaactaactaactaactaaccatTTCATTAATCCTTGTTATTGATGTGAGTggtgattattttatatatatgaatgaatGCATATTCGTGTTATCAGGAAGTAGGGTTGAAAGATTTAACGAGCAAGAATCACATGAAGATAATGCTGAGATGGATGAGGGAGAGGCAGAAGCTTCGTCTTGTTTGTAACCATGTTGGTGCACACAAGCAGTTCCTATACACTACTTGGTTTACAGATCCTGCTGCTGCTACTAAGCCAACACCATCAACTCTTCCTTCAAAGCAAAAGCCCTCTCCAAGTTagtctttcttctcttcttagGAGGAAGAACAATAGTGTATGAATGTTTCAACATAAAGGTTGCAAGTTATTGTATTGTCTTTGCAAACATTTTTGTTCAGATCATTGTAGGCTTTCTAGAGATTTGAAACAAGTTCAAAGTGTTTCATGAATCATGAGTGCTATTGGTTTATATAGGTGCATACAAAGTTAATGGAAAGCTTAACTAGAGAAACATACCTTAAGCAAGCACTATTGTTTGCTTAAATTTGATGAGCAAAATAATGGCTAAAATTTGCAAAATCATATCTTTGAAGTTGCTGGCTGACAAAAGAAAGTCTTTGCTGCTAATGAACTTCACTACTACAAAATTTTCTAAGCAATAGCTGAATTGGTTCTATCCTTTGCGAACCGGTTCTTgagtttaatttctgcaattaatCATGGTGCTGGAATGGAGTTATTATGCATACAAAGACATTATTAACTGTGTTATAAGCAACAAAATTTCTGGCACTATGCAAGTGTTTCttcttgaaaaagaagacaTTCATTTTTAACAGGAAGTGGAAGACCATTACAAGTGAAAGTTTTGGATTATTCAAACCATTGGGAAGTGTACTTGACCTCAAACAACAAGCATTACACCAAATCAgtagttataaaaaaaaaaatagatactaAGTACAGTAATAAAGGAGGAATATACATTTGGAAAAttcacaaagaaaataaaagcagaAATAAACGATCATGAAGAATCCTTAAGAGGGTCTTCTGGCAACCATGTGGTTAAGCTGAAATTGACTACACAAAGCTGACCATTTATAATTGACCTCAAATAATTGCTGCTTAGCTTTTCTTTGATATTCCACCATTTGGGGAATGTCTCTCCTCACACTCTCAGATTCCTTTTTCACCCTTGTACTTTCGAAAATGCATTGCTTCTTTTCCTCTTCAAGAGATGACGGTTCAGCTTCACAGTCCTCTATTTCTTTCCCCAGCCTAATGATTCCTTTCTTCACAGTTTCTTCCATCTCATAGGCTTTCTCGTTTTGATAACTCGGCTCTTCCATAACgcatctcttcttttcttcaagcACTGCAAATCTATGCGTGGCAGCAATGGCTTGTTTAAAGGACCATAGAATGCTTGGAAATTCTTGGTGTAAGGAGTCTACGACTGCTTTAAGTCCACTTGATAGAGACTCATCTTCTAGAGGAAGGTGAGACAAGAATTTAAGAGCAGTTAGAAGGCGAAGACAGTTAGCCTCAGAACTAGCTATGTCCTTCAGAGGCATCTTTAGAGATTCTTCTATGTCGGCAACGACCTTCTCCACCAAATTTTCTTCGGTGACAGGATGTTTTTCTGCGAGAACAGAAACAGAAGGTGCAATTTTTCGGTCATTGTTGTCTTCTTCCCCTATTTGGACGAAACTGATGGGAACATCATACTCGGAATCTCTAACAATTACAGGACGattgtcattatttttatttgttggctgtgaagaataagaagaaaagagtAACAGAAAAAAGCATCAGCGTTAGTCTCGTCAATTTGCTAGGCAGCAACTTTCGTATTATTGCAACAACATATTcactaaaaatttgataaatataaatcaaaacaagttGAACAAGAATATTCAACATCAAATTTGCATAAAATGAACTTACATGTGAATATGATTTATGCCGAGAATTAACTAACTGGCCTGACTTTGGTCTAGCTGATTGTGAATGATTTGAGAGGGTTACTGTCTTGCCATTATGTGAAGCAGCTCCTTCTCCAATGTCTCTCTTAATACTCTATTCAAAACCAAAACAAACGCAACGCAAATATACGAAACAAGGTCAGTTACAGTTAGTATCAAAATTTACATTAAAATAATATGTTCAGTGTTCCTTCATATCATTTCTACATCAATTATTCACTTACAAGGTCAGTTACAGTTAGCATCACAAATTACATTAAATATGTTAACGTTTCTTGATATCATTCTACACCAATTATTCACTTCAAGTTGTGTTTCATTGTATACCTGATGAATTTCCATAGTGCTTCTGGTTTCATCTTCAGCGCCAACTGGAAAGTATGTAGTGACTTCCTTAGTAGGATCCTCAACCCTGCTATCTGATTTAATAATTTCACCTACCATCTTGACTAACTTCCACCTATAAAATTCATCAATTTCCAAATCTTCCAAAAAGAAATTATATCAGGGCTCTATCAGATAATGAACCTCTTGGTGGCAAAAAAATGCATAACAAAGTATGTATTGGAGAAGAATACTTACCTTTGTTCAATTCAGAAAGTTTTCCTTCAAACTCCTCAAGCGTAGGAAATGATGAAGTCAAAGAGAGTTTTGGACAATCATGGACAACACGAAGCATTAGACTGggcaattcaatctcttggCAAAGACTGGATAGATAGGTTAGCACTGCAAGCTTAAGCTTTGGTAGCTCAACTTTCGCCTTCCCGATCTCGTCGCTGATCAGTTCTTCTAGCTCACTGGCACCCCATATGATGAGCAACTTTAGATTAGGAAGATCATTTGATACAGACACACAAAACAGACGTTTTAAGTTGTGACAATTGTTGACAAAAAGTGCAGCTAGTTTCGGGAAGCATGGCTGCCGATGAAAACGATTCGAACTCCTTTTACTCTCCACATCCTCTTCAATGATTTGCTTTAAGGCTTGGCATTCTGTTATCTCTAGTCGCTCCAATTCGGGTAGGTATCGCAGAGCAGAAACAGGAAAGATTACCTCAACCTTTTCGCATCCatatatttctaatttcttGAGATGTTGAAAGGCAAAGGAGTTTTCCAGACCAACACAGATATACTTCATTCGACATAGATAAAGCACTCGTAGGTGTTGCAAACTCAAGGTGATTGGTTGTCCATGCGTATCCACCCGATCAAGGTTAAAAATACTTTCCATGTTGGAGTTGTTTATCACTAGAGATTTTGAAGTCAGGAACTCCTTCTCAATGATCCTAACGTCCTGTAATCATGAAATATAAATGTGAAAGTgcggaaaagaaaaagaaaaagtataactAACAAGGAAAGGAAATGAATTAATAAATTCACAGGTAATGGCAGATTACTCTTAATGACATGTTAATCCTACCTTCCAACGATTAGCCTTGGAAGAATTGACAGCTACATCAAACTTTGGACAATCCCACAGATAAAACTCATACAGAGATGGCAATGTTGCAGAACAATGTTGGGGGAAAATGCTAACCATATTCGAGTTGGAAGTAAGTTGAAGCTTTTCAAGAGCAAGAAGCTCAATATCAGGTTCAGTTTGATTGTGACCTTGGTGCATGCTTTGTCCAAACACTTGTTTCAACTCACCACATCTGGAAATTTCCAGAGACTCCAACTGTACAAGGCTTTGAGCAAAGGCTACTGGAATTGTATATTCCAGCATCGAGCACCCATTGATTCGAAGCTGCTTCAATTTTGAGAACACCAAAATGTCATCTTCTCTGTTAATCTCCTTTACCTCTGTGTCATCATCTGCCATTATGTATTTCAGTCCATCACAAGACACTATCTCTAGTTTTTCCAGCTGTATCAAATTTCGAGCAACCGCACGAATGAAGAGACATGTTAAAACTGGACATTTGTAGATATATAGTTGCTCTAAGTTCTTGAAAAGGCCAACCGGAGGCATACCATGGTATAATGCTGCTAAGTGCTCCATACGTTCGATTGCCAGTTTGCGCAACTCGGAAAAGAGAGCTCCTAGTTGTTTATAATGGCTGCGAGTATCTACCAAACACTCTATCGTCTCAGAATCACGTAACCAAAGCTCAATCCACCTGTAATTCATAGCTCCTCCACTTTCTATTTGAAATATGTCAGGGATGATATTTTTCCCACCTGCTTTGATATTTGCTAGGAGCAGAACATCTGCTTTTTTGGCCAAATCCACAACTGCTGCATTTGATGTATCAAAATAACTAAGAACTAAAGTTCTATGACCACTGAGAATTTCTTTCTCATAATCTTCGAATTCAGGTCCTAACTTTATCTGATACCTCCGCAATGCTTGAGGgacactaaatttttttaagaactcTGCATGTTCTCCAATATCAAAACCCCATTCATAATCATAGAAGTACAGTTCTTCCAACAGTTGTTGTCTTCCAATCACTCCTAAAGGATCAGTTTCAATGTCACACTTTGACAAATGTAGCAATCTCAAGTTTGTCAATTGTGTAGTTACAACATCAGGTAATTCAAAGAATGAACAAAGACACAACGTAAGACTTTCAAGTTTCTTCATGCAGCCTATAGATGAGATATCACCTAATTCCCACCATTCTAAGAACAGACAGCGAAGGTTCAACAGCGATTTGAACGAGGCGATTGATAGCGCTCTTCGGTGAGTACCTTCCCAGCATAGAGACAAAACTTTGAGGCTTTccattctttcaaaaatttcatcTGAAATGTGCAGATCTGTTTTTATGCAGAGAAATTCAATACTAGAACAATCCAAATCAATTGGAACTTCCTTACACCACAAATATTTTATGGAATTGGATTCAAAAGTCACATCCTTTTCCAAGGCACACTTCACCATCTTATTCTCTTCCTTTGCAATCCAGAGGGCTATATTGCGAACTAAATCATGCATTTTGACACATTCTCCATCATCATTGTCGTGTGACAATGACAACAAACAAGAACTTATTAGCATATTCTTCGCTGCACTCACTTCGTTCCTTGCCCCTTCAAGTGATCTAACTTCTCCAACTATGCCCAACCCTATTGCAATTCTGATTAAAGTTTCCACTGGAATGTTAAAATCTTCAGGGAACACAGAACACAACAAGAAAAGTGACTTGGCTTCTTCAGTGTCCAAATTATTATAGCTTACTCGCAGGCAATTGTAAGGATTTTGCAAACCTTTTTCGATATTCACTGGAATTGATCTTCTTAGTCTGTCTAATGCGACCCTCCAATCATCTTCGGCCTTGCCTTTCAAAGTCCCTGCCATGGCAGCAATAGCAACAGGTAACCCTTTACATTCATCTGATATCAGTCTTCCCaattgctttagattattatcCATGTCTAGAGATATGTTTGCTTGCTTTTGAAAAAGAAACCATGCTTCTTCATCAGTTAAAGTTGCTAAGTGAATTATTCTTTGGCAATCCATCAAACCACATACTGTTCCGGATCGTGTGGTGATCAGAACCTTGCAGTTTCCATGATCCTCACCCGAAGGTATTCCTATTTCACCAAAATCAAGCAATTGCCACACATCATCCAAGATCACAAGGGTACTCTCATCATCAAGAGTTAGTCTCTGGCTCAAACGTTGGGCTCTCTCCCTATCTCCATCTTCTGGAAACTCAAACTGTAGCATACTAGCAATCTTATCTTGGATTTTTCGAACTTCGACCTTACTTGACACAGGCACAAAAAGCACCTTATCAAAAAGATGCTCAGTTTCTGCAGTCCTCATAAGTTCCAATGCCATGGTGGTTttaccacaacctcccatgccatACAATCCAATAGTAGTAACCTTGTCATCTTTAAGTGCTTCCATAAGTTGCTCATAAGGATATTGCATACTATCAAATTTCAAACGTTTTGCTGCAGAGAGATGTAGAGTGGGCGGCAGCGAAGCTACACGTTCAAATTGGATATACTCTTTACCTTCTTCAATACACTTTTCAATTTCCTGTTTTTCCTTTGATAATTTCTTGGCAAGATGGTATCTCCAAATCCAATTTGGACAAAGTCCAAAACAACAGCTCTTGTTTGTTCTTGCTTTTTTGAGCAGATCCTCTATATTGTTTTTGAGAGGGCTGGATCCCTCTAACCATGCATCAAAAACTTCAGTATTCTTTATTGCTTGTTTCTTTGCATGTTTAACACGGCTTTTTACaccattccttgttcttatcaaTGCATCTTCCTTTCGTTGAATGTCGTCGACAAAATTGTTGAAGCAACAGGGATAGCGCAATTCATCAACTGCACCACATGCCAAATCTCTTGCAATGGAAGAGGCAAAACCAATAATGCAATCCATCAAGACTCAGCTAATGCAACCTGACTTAAGCACAAGAGATGAACTTGTCATGTGATGTAGCAACTACACACAATATTGAAAGGTGAATGATGTGCtagaaaatatcattttttgttttcctcAAAAATACACATTAGCATAAGTGGATTCAGCTtctcacatttttttttttcatttgaaaGCTCTATTAacatatttgaaaataaagatctaAATATGTCTTTACACCTTATTAACTAGTCTTTGATCATTACATAAGAATTCTGGTTTTAGTTTATATACAAAAACACACTCTGTCTTAGCTCCCTATATGCTAAAAAAACATGATGTAACTTAGTTTGTGTTAAACCTACTTTGTTTAGTTGACTTTCCAACACAAAATTAACACTTCCAAGTAGTTCAGTGTTCCCGTTGCTCCAatctcaagcaacaattagagaATATGGTAATCCTCAGTCTTTGATCACTTCCTTGTAATAAGCTTTTCGATGTTCATGAAAACCATCTCACTGTGCATAGAATATTTGGAATACTATGACACTAATTATTAGAGATGTCATGAATTAGTTAGTTAAGTAGTTAGCTATCTATTAATTACAAGTTGGTCCACTCTTATATATGGTTCATAAACCATAACAATGACTTTTTATTAATAATCTTCTCATTATTAAGTACTGATATTCACTTGATAGCCTTTTAACTCAAGTATTTCTTGCTCTCTTACAATTACCACGGATTTCAACATGGCAATGTCAAAGGCATTAAAATTCTATCACTTGGTAGCCTTTTAACTTATCTTCCAACATACAAGGCAGCAGACAGCAGCCATAGAAATTCTCACTCAAAGATCAGTTATAGTTAATAATACGCGTGTTtggcatcatttaaaaaaaagctTTTAATTTCTCGAAAAGTTAATTCACGGTTTTTTGAAGAAGTAGAAATATATGACTTCTTATTTTCGATAAGTCATTCTATCACtttcctaaaaaaaattgacttcaaaacaaaaaaaaatttggctcTTTGAAAATGTTTTCTGTTTCTGTTGGAAATACTGGTCCTGTACCACCATTTTCACATAAGGTTTCATCTCTTAGAAACAGTGTCATTTCACCACCATTTTCACGTAATGATTCATCTGCTGTAGTATTGACCCTCCACCACCATTTTAAAACAAACCACCTACTGCATATCTTTCTTccagttatttttttatcattttaccactctatttttattattaaatttgtatttaattgtgTGTGGTATGAAatctcagttttaattttattattttcatatgtgattttatttttatatagcttgttattatttttatagtttgttATAACAAGTTCTTGACCCGAATAAAGAAGGAGGTTAATaggagtaaaaaaaaaataaaaaaacaacaaaatatacatttacacacattttatatttgttttttatgtTCACCTACCATATCATACACAATAAAATAGCAAACACTAACTACACAATAATTTCTTTGGCATTGTCATCAAGATtattgtaaattaaaattttattactattcACCACATACAAGAACATCGTTATGGGTGAAGGTGAAGTAGAAGAACCAAATTTTAATGATATTACGTGGTAAGAACCAATTGTCTAAAAAATGGAACTAATAAGAGagcaaataaagaatcaatTGCCTAAACGATTGTGATCTTAGTGATTAGGTTATGTAAACATTCAATTATGatcgttattttaatttttattttcttgtgtaaaaaaaaattgtattttttgagttatttatccaaatgctaaaactttaaaataaatacttttataactaaaaatctaaacacaaaataatttatttataagttgCTATTAGGGCTCGTTTGGGAA comes from the Arachis duranensis cultivar V14167 chromosome 7, aradu.V14167.gnm2.J7QH, whole genome shotgun sequence genome and includes:
- the LOC107496157 gene encoding uncharacterized protein LOC107496157 yields the protein MFGTAVRFLAKKSKPKMGPIAMKTPPEQRNTITAVLYDIVKENGPITVSNTWERVKEVGLKDLTSKNHMKIMLRWMRERQKLRLVCNHVGAHKQFLYTTWFTDPAAATKPTPSTLPSKQKPSPS
- the LOC107496050 gene encoding disease resistance protein SUMM2-like, with product MDCIIGFASSIARDLACGAVDELRYPCCFNNFVDDIQRKEDALIRTRNGVKSRVKHAKKQAIKNTEVFDAWLEGSSPLKNNIEDLLKKARTNKSCCFGLCPNWIWRYHLAKKLSKEKQEIEKCIEEGKEYIQFERVASLPPTLHLSAAKRLKFDSMQYPYEQLMEALKDDKVTTIGLYGMGGCGKTTMALELMRTAETEHLFDKVLFVPVSSKVEVRKIQDKIASMLQFEFPEDGDRERAQRLSQRLTLDDESTLVILDDVWQLLDFGEIGIPSGEDHGNCKVLITTRSGTVCGLMDCQRIIHLATLTDEEAWFLFQKQANISLDMDNNLKQLGRLISDECKGLPVAIAAMAGTLKGKAEDDWRVALDRLRRSIPVNIEKGLQNPYNCLRVSYNNLDTEEAKSLFLLCSVFPEDFNIPVETLIRIAIGLGIVGEVRSLEGARNEVSAAKNMLISSCLLSLSHDNDDGECVKMHDLVRNIALWIAKEENKMVKCALEKDVTFESNSIKYLWCKEVPIDLDCSSIEFLCIKTDLHISDEIFERMESLKVLSLCWEGTHRRALSIASFKSLLNLRCLFLEWWELGDISSIGCMKKLESLTLCLCSFFELPDVVTTQLTNLRLLHLSKCDIETDPLGVIGRQQLLEELYFYDYEWGFDIGEHAEFLKKFSVPQALRRYQIKLGPEFEDYEKEILSGHRTLVLSYFDTSNAAVVDLAKKADVLLLANIKAGGKNIIPDIFQIESGGAMNYRWIELWLRDSETIECLVDTRSHYKQLGALFSELRKLAIERMEHLAALYHGMPPVGLFKNLEQLYIYKCPVLTCLFIRAVARNLIQLEKLEIVSCDGLKYIMADDDTEVKEINREDDILVFSKLKQLRINGCSMLEYTIPVAFAQSLVQLESLEISRCGELKQVFGQSMHQGHNQTEPDIELLALEKLQLTSNSNMVSIFPQHCSATLPSLYEFYLWDCPKFDVAVNSSKANRWKDVRIIEKEFLTSKSLVINNSNMESIFNLDRVDTHGQPITLSLQHLRVLYLCRMKYICVGLENSFAFQHLKKLEIYGCEKVEVIFPVSALRYLPELERLEITECQALKQIIEEDVESKRSSNRFHRQPCFPKLAALFVNNCHNLKRLFCVSVSNDLPNLKLLIIWGASELEELISDEIGKAKVELPKLKLAVLTYLSSLCQEIELPSLMLRVVHDCPKLSLTSSFPTLEEFEGKLSELNKDLEIDEFYRWKLVKMVGEIIKSDSRVEDPTKEVTTYFPVGAEDETRSTMEIHQSIKRDIGEGAASHNGKTVTLSNHSQSARPKSGQLVNSRHKSYSHPTNKNNDNRPVIVRDSEYDVPISFVQIGEEDNNDRKIAPSVSVLAEKHPVTEENLVEKVVADIEESLKMPLKDIASSEANCLRLLTALKFLSHLPLEDESLSSGLKAVVDSLHQEFPSILWSFKQAIAATHRFAVLEEKKRCVMEEPSYQNEKAYEMEETVKKGIIRLGKEIEDCEAEPSSLEEEKKQCIFESTRVKKESESVRRDIPQMVEYQRKAKQQLFEVNYKWSALCSQFQLNHMVARRPS